One window of Mediterraneibacter butyricigenes genomic DNA carries:
- a CDS encoding FAD:protein FMN transferase, with protein sequence MKKILSITLTCVLLSSLLFTACSRGSDASSSSENDSSGSAFSDSGSDSTEPSSRTFFSMDTTMQFQVYGEQALLEDAKSVITDLEKQVSVTDPNSELYRINQEGTGTLTGHAATLMQEALTMCSRTDGALDISIYPIVRAWGFTTGNYQVPDETTIQTLLAQVDYTKIQYDASTGTVTIPEGMTLDLGSIAKGYAGELAADSLRKNGVKSALLNLGGNVQTVGSKPDGSPWEVGIQDPSGDSSMMVLSIRDQAVVTSGGYERYFEQDGQTYWHIMDPATGHPADSGLLSVTIVGDKGSICDGLSTSLFVMGLDKASQLWSQSDDFEAVFVTDSGTVYLTEGLKDQFALTEDYADTKVKVLQR encoded by the coding sequence ATGAAGAAAATCTTATCAATTACTCTGACCTGTGTTCTGTTGTCTTCCCTGCTTTTCACCGCTTGTTCAAGGGGATCTGATGCATCCTCCAGCTCAGAAAACGACTCTTCTGGTTCGGCATTCTCCGATTCCGGATCTGATTCTACCGAGCCATCTTCCCGGACTTTTTTCTCCATGGACACGACCATGCAGTTTCAGGTTTACGGAGAGCAGGCTCTGTTAGAAGATGCCAAGTCTGTTATCACCGATCTGGAGAAACAGGTTTCTGTCACTGATCCCAACAGTGAACTCTACCGAATCAACCAGGAAGGCACGGGAACTCTGACCGGACATGCCGCCACTCTGATGCAGGAAGCCCTGACCATGTGCAGCCGAACCGATGGTGCGCTGGATATTTCCATCTACCCTATCGTCCGTGCCTGGGGCTTTACCACCGGAAATTATCAGGTCCCGGACGAGACAACCATTCAAACTCTTCTGGCTCAGGTCGATTATACAAAGATCCAGTATGATGCCTCCACCGGAACGGTCACGATCCCGGAGGGCATGACTCTGGATCTTGGCAGTATTGCGAAAGGATACGCCGGGGAACTGGCTGCTGATTCTCTCCGGAAGAACGGAGTCAAATCCGCTCTGTTAAATCTGGGTGGAAATGTACAGACCGTAGGATCCAAGCCAGACGGTTCGCCCTGGGAAGTCGGGATCCAGGATCCTTCCGGGGATTCTTCGATGATGGTACTCTCCATCCGGGATCAGGCCGTCGTCACGTCCGGTGGATATGAACGCTATTTCGAACAGGATGGACAGACCTACTGGCACATCATGGATCCTGCTACCGGCCATCCTGCCGACAGCGGACTTCTTTCCGTCACCATCGTCGGCGACAAAGGCAGTATCTGCGACGGACTTTCCACTTCTCTGTTTGTAATGGGACTGGATAAGGCTTCTCAGCTCTGGAGTCAGAGTGATGATTTCGAAGCCGTTTTCGTTACCGATTCCGGAACCGTTTATCTTACGGAGGGACTGAAAGATCAGTTTGCCCTCACGGAAGATTATGCCGATACCAAGGTTAAAGTGTTGCAAAGATAA
- a CDS encoding InlB B-repeat-containing protein, with translation MKKKMWKKVASLLLSMMFVLSTVTMPAMAADLKAAPTEVKSCSASGIYSTVFNLEFADETWMDAIQAVSVNGKAYTKQTINSFSDGELWNVGSTYNAYGTIKVLQFIEPSGATYPLTVQVTATGYQDLTVKIEKGSSYGSYTATVEQSGSGENAKTYTATAATGLKNGSIELSKTTDLKEGEVVTVTATPDNGYEVNAITATTDSKADVEVKNTDGTYTFAMPAGNVTVSATFQAKQPVEPGKISADQFSIKKDSFGNDWNVTVTGEDGYVAAITDVKVNGTSWTEQSYDPSSGGAYRKKADDNLLVFAATDFSPNPTTPILKSGDVITITANDYEEITLKLVVDVNGNATLQEDDGQGDPYELHVKIDGSFEAAIVGQKDYDGVSSASTGGATSNNNSAVKVYGALTDKGTAPVDSDWEELDNLSKISLDGSKCSVSIVPDTAKGTPADADSGMEGVYMTISSALTLNGTPKDEGQYQISVSITDKQGRTAVSNSLPFRIYTGKEKLADQLKEENFRQFTSGLYAWDIMEPWAIADFGSNVDGEEESVRVPKDLEVWYGSHTSGTYGYLGYDIEWEKVESGDIPQTLYIPAGCNLTIENMEILSSVHIIVENGGKLTLSDSTVQGIIDVEKGGTFSMNYNAFEGNFTSGASICGQLRLADGAILENAAIYSNANYLANGDLTDRNIKTPVVVANGNVTVKGQVFIRGEGDGPGIGQTGLQVKNGTLTLADGAILAVYGGEGAINKNDGGTAIDLVNGNIEGNGKLIAVAGKTLFGDGGTGVTGNGTINTSEAYIQGSTTYKGETGKATDEDVKIVSAKKHVEDGTKKEAGANDPLDDLYWRKGQTIPPIGKFVIDTQEPTVVEFSVTLGKDSAKYDGTNKIPSVVVKDGTYVLKEGRDYEITYTFEAKDNVNAQNEDVNAAATTEGATGQNFKDAEFIEAGTYTLTVTGIGNYEGSTGTAVFTIEAKATNGGDNGNNGNKGDAGKDDSNKGDAGKDNGSIGKDNGNSGNTGKDADKNGSKKVISKKTNTPKTGDYSNLFLWGALLVVSCGACVGSVVIRRNRK, from the coding sequence ATGAAAAAGAAAATGTGGAAGAAAGTCGCATCATTGCTCTTATCCATGATGTTCGTACTTTCTACGGTAACGATGCCGGCGATGGCAGCAGATTTGAAAGCAGCACCGACGGAAGTGAAGTCGTGTTCAGCAAGTGGAATTTATTCTACAGTATTTAATCTGGAATTTGCAGATGAAACATGGATGGACGCGATTCAGGCGGTCAGTGTAAATGGAAAAGCTTATACCAAGCAGACGATCAACAGCTTTTCTGATGGAGAATTATGGAATGTTGGCTCAACATATAATGCCTATGGAACGATAAAGGTTCTGCAGTTTATTGAACCATCTGGTGCAACTTATCCGTTGACAGTTCAGGTCACAGCAACCGGATATCAGGATCTTACGGTGAAGATTGAAAAAGGAAGTTCATATGGCAGCTACACTGCGACAGTGGAACAAAGCGGCAGCGGAGAGAACGCAAAGACTTATACCGCGACGGCAGCGACGGGACTGAAAAACGGTTCCATTGAACTGAGCAAGACCACTGATCTGAAAGAAGGAGAAGTGGTCACGGTAACGGCGACACCGGACAACGGTTATGAAGTAAATGCCATTACGGCAACTACAGACAGCAAAGCCGATGTGGAAGTGAAAAATACAGACGGAACTTATACCTTTGCAATGCCGGCAGGAAATGTAACGGTATCTGCAACCTTTCAGGCAAAACAGCCGGTAGAGCCGGGAAAGATCAGCGCGGATCAGTTCAGCATCAAAAAAGACAGTTTTGGAAATGACTGGAATGTGACAGTGACGGGAGAGGATGGTTATGTCGCTGCGATCACAGACGTAAAAGTCAACGGCACTTCCTGGACAGAGCAGTCTTATGATCCGTCCAGTGGTGGAGCTTACCGAAAAAAGGCGGATGACAATCTGCTGGTATTTGCGGCAACAGATTTCAGCCCGAATCCGACGACTCCGATTCTGAAAAGCGGAGATGTGATCACGATCACGGCAAATGACTATGAAGAGATTACCTTAAAACTGGTTGTAGATGTAAATGGAAACGCAACCTTGCAGGAAGATGACGGGCAGGGCGATCCGTATGAACTTCATGTAAAAATTGACGGCTCCTTTGAGGCTGCAATCGTAGGCCAGAAGGATTACGATGGAGTCTCCAGTGCCAGCACAGGCGGTGCTACCAGCAACAATAACAGTGCTGTAAAGGTATACGGTGCGCTGACGGATAAGGGAACAGCCCCGGTGGACAGTGATTGGGAAGAACTGGACAATCTGTCCAAGATCAGCCTGGATGGAAGCAAATGCAGTGTCAGCATTGTACCGGATACAGCAAAAGGAACACCGGCAGATGCAGACAGTGGTATGGAAGGCGTTTACATGACCATCAGCAGTGCACTGACCTTAAACGGAACACCGAAGGATGAAGGCCAGTATCAGATTTCTGTGTCCATTACGGATAAACAAGGAAGAACGGCGGTCAGCAACAGCTTACCATTCCGAATTTATACCGGAAAAGAAAAACTGGCAGATCAGTTAAAAGAAGAAAACTTCAGACAATTTACAAGCGGCCTGTACGCGTGGGATATCATGGAACCATGGGCGATTGCGGACTTTGGAAGTAATGTGGACGGAGAAGAAGAAAGCGTGCGCGTTCCGAAAGATCTGGAAGTCTGGTATGGATCCCATACAAGCGGAACCTATGGATATCTTGGCTATGATATCGAGTGGGAAAAAGTAGAGAGCGGTGACATTCCGCAGACTCTTTATATCCCGGCTGGCTGCAATCTGACCATTGAAAATATGGAAATCTTAAGCAGTGTCCATATCATCGTGGAAAATGGTGGAAAGCTGACACTTTCCGATTCGACGGTTCAGGGAATCATTGATGTGGAAAAGGGCGGAACATTTTCTATGAACTACAATGCGTTCGAAGGAAACTTTACATCAGGAGCCTCCATTTGCGGACAGCTTCGTCTTGCAGACGGTGCAATTCTGGAAAATGCAGCGATTTATTCCAATGCCAACTATCTGGCAAATGGAGATCTGACCGATCGAAATATTAAAACTCCGGTTGTAGTTGCAAATGGAAATGTAACAGTCAAAGGTCAGGTATTTATCCGTGGAGAAGGGGACGGCCCGGGAATCGGCCAGACTGGACTTCAAGTGAAAAATGGGACTCTGACGCTTGCGGATGGTGCGATCCTTGCAGTATACGGAGGGGAAGGCGCCATCAATAAAAATGATGGCGGAACTGCCATTGATCTGGTCAACGGAAATATTGAAGGAAACGGAAAGCTGATTGCAGTGGCAGGTAAGACCCTGTTTGGAGACGGCGGAACGGGTGTGACAGGAAACGGAACCATCAATACTTCAGAAGCATATATTCAGGGATCCACGACTTATAAGGGAGAAACCGGAAAAGCAACGGACGAGGATGTGAAGATCGTCAGTGCAAAGAAACATGTGGAAGATGGAACGAAGAAAGAAGCAGGAGCCAACGATCCACTGGATGATCTGTACTGGAGAAAAGGTCAAACCATTCCACCGATTGGGAAGTTTGTAATTGATACACAGGAACCGACGGTTGTAGAATTTAGTGTGACTCTGGGTAAGGATTCTGCCAAATATGATGGAACCAATAAGATCCCGAGTGTTGTGGTGAAGGATGGAACATATGTCCTGAAAGAAGGCAGAGACTATGAAATCACGTACACCTTTGAGGCAAAGGACAATGTAAATGCTCAGAATGAGGATGTAAATGCGGCAGCAACTACAGAAGGTGCAACCGGACAGAACTTCAAGGACGCAGAGTTCATCGAAGCAGGAACTTACACCCTGACAGTAACCGGAATCGGAAATTATGAAGGATCCACCGGAACTGCGGTCTTTACAATCGAAGCCAAGGCAACAAATGGCGGAGACAACGGCAATAACGGAAATAAAGGAGATGCCGGTAAGGACGATAGCAATAAGGGTGACGCCGGAAAAGACAACGGAAGCATCGGAAAAGATAATGGAAATTCCGGAAATACAGGAAAAGATGCAGACAAAAACGGAAGCAAGAAAGTTATTTCCAAAAAGACAAATACTCCGAAGACCGGAGATTACAGCAACTTATTTCTGTGGGGAGCACTTCTCGTAGTTTCCTGCGGTGCATGCGTTGGATCAGTTGTGATCAGAAGAAACAGAAAATAG
- a CDS encoding RidA family protein, with product MKTLETKNAPAAIGPYSQAKMVGNFVFASGQIPVDPATGEVAGDKIETQAEQSCKNVGAILEEAGLSFDNVVKTTCFLADMADFAAFNAVYEKYFTSKPARSCVAVKQLPKDVLCEVEAIAVAE from the coding sequence ATGAAAACACTTGAAACAAAAAATGCACCGGCAGCAATCGGACCATATTCTCAGGCAAAAATGGTAGGAAATTTTGTATTTGCATCCGGACAGATCCCGGTAGACCCGGCAACAGGAGAAGTAGCCGGAGATAAGATTGAGACACAGGCTGAACAGTCCTGTAAAAATGTGGGAGCAATCCTGGAAGAAGCAGGACTTAGCTTTGACAATGTTGTAAAGACCACATGTTTCCTGGCTGATATGGCAGACTTCGCTGCATTTAACGCAGTTTATGAAAAATACTTTACCAGCAAACCGGCTCGTTCCTGTGTCGCTGTAAAACAGCTTCCGAAAGACGTTCTGTGTGAAGTAGAAGCAATTGCTGTTGCAGAGTAA
- a CDS encoding helix-turn-helix transcriptional regulator, whose translation MRDHHVVLTETDKAILNSYSAMLEGLSMYLGEGYEMVLHSLEDYSNSAVKVIHGLHTGRKEGAPITDLALDLLEEIQKKEADGKETRKGITYFTQNKKGEPLKSVTIPIRGEQNRIIGLLCINFSMNLPFSEYLKNFVGQGIGTKPQEAYENRKENFSANSVELLEDMAEEIRQEVMEDKGISTANRNKEIISRLYKKGVYNMKDAVSRTAEILGISKNTVYLHLRNLEE comes from the coding sequence ATGAGAGATCATCATGTGGTATTAACCGAGACAGACAAAGCGATTCTGAATTCTTACAGTGCTATGCTGGAGGGCCTGTCCATGTATTTGGGGGAAGGCTATGAAATGGTATTGCACAGTCTGGAGGATTACAGTAACTCTGCGGTTAAAGTGATTCACGGACTTCACACCGGGCGAAAAGAAGGGGCTCCGATCACGGATCTGGCATTGGATTTACTGGAAGAAATCCAGAAAAAGGAAGCAGATGGGAAGGAAACCCGGAAGGGAATCACATATTTTACCCAGAATAAAAAAGGAGAGCCGTTGAAATCTGTGACGATCCCGATTCGAGGAGAACAGAATCGAATCATAGGACTTCTCTGTATTAACTTTTCCATGAATCTTCCGTTTTCTGAGTATCTGAAAAATTTTGTGGGACAGGGAATCGGAACAAAACCGCAGGAAGCTTATGAGAATCGCAAAGAAAACTTCTCGGCGAACAGTGTGGAATTGCTGGAAGATATGGCGGAAGAAATCCGTCAGGAAGTGATGGAAGATAAGGGAATATCAACAGCCAATCGGAATAAAGAGATCATTTCCAGACTTTACAAAAAAGGAGTCTACAACATGAAAGATGCCGTGTCGAGAACGGCGGAAATCCTCGGAATCAGCAAGAATACGGTGTATCTGCATCTAAGAAATCTGGAAGAATAA